A genome region from Jeongeupia sp. HS-3 includes the following:
- a CDS encoding type IV pili methyl-accepting chemotaxis transducer N-terminal domain-containing protein, whose translation MNEALPARKPLSHKVVTLLLASLLLGLAAVGTTLYLSWQLEGGAAAINAAGSLRMQTYRLGYTLQLKRERPSPALDVQIASERLEFAETLALLDHGDPARPLYLPSDPAVRERFNAIKARYARLLAAPPSTLKRDPAEMRVQMDRFVDQINALVLDIEQYNARRTMLLRASQMLLIALAIAGTVTQIYLMFLLIFRPLYRLSGGISRMAERDFSVRLPVENDDEFGELTRGFNRMADRLADVYATLEARVAEKTAALNIQNRELALLSDAGAGLNASLSAEAMCRDFLGKLMSWFGADGGSVRIVDPNSNAAHMVVYEGISDTLAAAEHCLQPGDCLCGTSLKDGVALIHDFRKLPTAAAPYSCEREGFVQVSAFPVRARTRSTGQFNLHFRSGREISVSERQLLETLGEQLGIALENLRLAASEREIAVYEERNLLAQGLHDSIAQGLSFLNLQVQMLDDSLKRGAATEAQEIVPMLKAGVQESYDDVRELLNNFRARLAEGDLVSSMRATIERFRRQTGIAVAFDASGSGAPLAAEDQLQLLFILQEALSNVRKHAYASAVHVRFANERDVTLEIRDDGRGFDAAEMAARAEGHVGLKIMQERAARLAAQLNIESDHGAVVRLFIPANARRLDERTIERTSANGDQGIAG comes from the coding sequence ATGAACGAGGCGCTACCGGCACGCAAGCCACTCTCGCACAAGGTCGTCACGCTGTTGCTGGCATCGCTGCTGCTCGGGCTCGCCGCCGTCGGCACCACGCTCTACCTGTCGTGGCAGCTCGAAGGCGGCGCGGCGGCGATCAACGCGGCCGGCAGCCTGCGCATGCAGACCTACCGGCTCGGCTACACCTTGCAACTGAAGCGCGAACGCCCGAGCCCTGCGCTGGATGTACAGATCGCCAGCGAACGTCTCGAGTTTGCCGAAACGCTGGCGCTGCTCGACCACGGCGACCCGGCCCGACCGCTCTACCTGCCGAGCGATCCGGCGGTGCGGGAACGCTTCAACGCCATCAAGGCGCGCTACGCGCGGCTGCTGGCCGCACCGCCGAGCACGCTCAAGCGCGACCCGGCGGAGATGCGCGTGCAGATGGATCGCTTCGTCGACCAGATCAATGCGCTGGTGCTCGATATCGAGCAGTACAACGCCCGCCGCACCATGCTGCTGCGCGCCTCGCAAATGCTGCTGATCGCGCTGGCGATTGCCGGCACCGTCACGCAGATCTATTTGATGTTCCTGCTGATTTTCCGGCCGCTGTACCGGCTCTCCGGCGGGATCAGCCGGATGGCCGAGCGGGACTTCAGCGTCCGGCTGCCGGTGGAAAACGACGATGAATTCGGCGAACTGACCCGTGGCTTCAACCGCATGGCCGACCGCCTCGCCGACGTCTACGCCACGCTCGAAGCCCGAGTCGCCGAGAAAACCGCCGCGCTCAATATCCAGAACCGCGAACTCGCGCTGCTCTCGGACGCCGGCGCCGGGCTCAACGCCAGCCTCTCGGCCGAAGCGATGTGCCGGGATTTCCTCGGCAAGCTGATGAGCTGGTTCGGCGCCGATGGCGGTAGCGTGCGCATCGTCGACCCGAACTCGAACGCCGCGCACATGGTCGTTTACGAGGGGATCTCCGACACGCTGGCCGCCGCCGAGCATTGTCTGCAACCGGGCGACTGCCTGTGCGGCACCAGCCTCAAGGACGGCGTCGCCTTGATCCACGATTTCCGCAAACTGCCGACCGCCGCCGCGCCCTATTCGTGCGAGCGCGAAGGCTTTGTCCAGGTCAGCGCTTTTCCGGTGCGCGCGCGCACCCGTTCGACCGGGCAGTTCAACCTGCATTTCCGCAGCGGCCGCGAGATCAGTGTCAGCGAGCGGCAACTATTGGAAACGCTCGGCGAGCAACTCGGCATCGCGCTGGAAAACCTGCGCCTCGCCGCCAGCGAGCGCGAGATCGCCGTGTACGAAGAGCGCAACCTGCTGGCCCAGGGCTTGCACGACAGCATCGCGCAGGGGCTGTCGTTCCTGAACCTGCAGGTGCAGATGCTCGACGATTCGCTCAAGCGCGGTGCCGCCACCGAGGCGCAGGAGATCGTGCCCATGCTGAAGGCCGGCGTGCAGGAAAGCTACGACGACGTGCGCGAGCTGCTCAACAACTTCCGCGCGCGCCTGGCCGAAGGCGATCTGGTATCGAGCATGCGCGCAACCATCGAGCGCTTCCGCCGCCAGACCGGCATCGCCGTCGCCTTCGACGCCAGCGGTTCGGGCGCGCCGCTGGCGGCCGAGGATCAGCTGCAGCTGCTGTTCATCCTGCAAGAAGCGCTGTCGAACGTGCGCAAGCACGCTTACGCCAGTGCCGTGCACGTCCGCTTTGCCAACGAGCGCGACGTGACGCTGGAAATCCGCGACGATGGCCGTGGTTTCGACGCCGCCGAGATGGCCGCGCGCGCCGAAGGCCATGTCGGGCTTAAAATCATGCAGGAGCGCGCAGCCAGACTGGCGGCGCAACTGAATATCGAGTCGGATCACGGTGCCGTGGTGCGCTTGTTTATCCCGGCCAATGCGCGCCGACTCGACGAAAGAACCATAGAAAGGACGAGCGCCAATGGCGATCAAGGTATTGCTGGTTGA
- the moaC gene encoding cyclic pyranopterin monophosphate synthase MoaC: protein MSETANPALTHFNAAGQAHMVDVGAKAETHRVARTEGRIRMLPATLALVAQGGHKKGDVLGIARIAAIMAAKKASELIPLCHPLPLTRVDVDFSIEHDGVRCEVIAETVGKTGVEMEALTAVNVALLTIYDMCKAVDRGMVIDGVRLLEKRGGKSGDWHAGTS, encoded by the coding sequence ATGAGCGAAACTGCAAACCCGGCACTGACCCACTTCAATGCCGCAGGTCAGGCCCATATGGTCGACGTTGGGGCCAAGGCCGAAACCCATCGTGTGGCCCGCACCGAAGGCCGTATCCGCATGCTGCCGGCGACGCTGGCACTGGTGGCCCAAGGCGGGCACAAGAAGGGCGATGTGCTCGGCATTGCCCGCATCGCGGCGATCATGGCGGCGAAGAAAGCGTCCGAGCTGATTCCGCTGTGCCATCCGCTGCCGCTGACACGCGTCGACGTCGATTTCAGCATCGAGCATGATGGCGTGCGCTGCGAGGTCATCGCCGAAACCGTCGGCAAGACCGGCGTCGAGATGGAGGCGCTGACCGCGGTCAACGTGGCGCTGCTGACGATCTACGACATGTGCAAGGCGGTCGATCGCGGCATGGTCATCGACGGCGTGCGCCTGCTGGAAAAACGCGGCGGCAAGTCCGGCGACTGGCACGCCGGGACGTCTTGA